The proteins below are encoded in one region of Megalops cyprinoides isolate fMegCyp1 chromosome 14, fMegCyp1.pri, whole genome shotgun sequence:
- the LOC118788847 gene encoding gap junction alpha-8 protein-like isoform X1, which yields MGDWSFLGNILEEVNEHSTVIGRVWLTVLFIFRILILGTAAEFVWGDEQSDYVCNTQQPGCENVCYDEAFPISHIRLWVLQIIFVSTPSLVYVGHAVHHVHMEEKRKEREEADMNRQQEMNEERLPLAPDQGSVRTTKETSTKGSKKFRLEGTLLRTYICHIIFKTLFEVGFVVGQYFLYGFRILPLYKCSRWPCPNTVDCFVSRPTEKTVFIIFMLAVAGVSLFLNFVEISHLGLKKIRFVFRKPPQQQGEGLAPEKSLPSIAVSSIQKAKGYKLLEEDKPVSHFFPLTEVGMEAGRLPTPFQAFEEKADEAQPLEDITKVYNETLSSYVLTTEPEEEAPQEEGEDDEKDEDDDEDDEDDDDEEEEEPSAEAMDATETIEDTRPLSSLSKASSRARSDDLTV from the coding sequence ATGGGTGACTGGAGCTTCTTGGGCAACATTTTAGAAGAAGTAAATGAACACTCAACAGTGATTGGCAGGGTGTGGCTGACAGTGCTCTTCATCTTTAGGATTTTGATCCTGGGCACGGCCGCAGAGTTCGTCTGGGGAGATGAGCAGTCGGATTATGTTTGCAACACCCAGCAGCCGGGTTGCGAGAATGTCTGCTATGATGAGGCTTTCCCCATATCCCACATCAGACTCTGGGTGCTCCAAATCATCTTCGTCTCCACTCCCTCACTGGTGTATGTGGGCCACGCTGTGCACCACGTCCACATGGAGGAGAAACgcaaggagagggaggaggcagatATGAACAGGCAGCAGGAGATGAATGAGGAGAGGCTGCCACTGGCACCTGACCAGGGCAGTGTCAGGACCACCAAGGAGACCAGCACTAAGGGCAGCAAGAAGTTCCGGCTGGAGGGCACACTGCTGCGGACCTACATCTGCCACATCATCTTTAAGACCCTCTTTGAGGTGGGTTTTGTGGTGGGCCAGTACTTCTTGTATGGCTTCCGCATCCTGCCACTGTACAAGTGCAGCCGCTGGCCATGCCCCAACACCGTTGACTGCTTTGTCTCACGACCCACAGAGAAAACagtcttcatcatcttcatgtTGGCTGTGGCCGGTGTCTCGCTCTTCCTCAATTTTGTGGAGATCAGCCACCTAGGTCTCAAGAAGATCCGCTTTGTCTTCCGTAAGCCACCGCAGCAGCAAGGGGAGGGGCTGGCCCCAGAGAAGAGCTTGCCCTCCATCGCCGTTTCTTCCATCCAGAAGGCTAAAGGTTACAAACTGCTAGAGGAGGATAAGCCCGTGTCCCACTTCTTCCCTCTGACAGAGGTGGGAATGGAGGCCGGCAGACTCCCCACGCCCTTCCAGGCATTTGAGGAGAAGGCAGACGAAGCACAGCCCCTAGAGGACATCACCAAGGTGTACAATGAAACTCTGTCCTCCTATGTTCTAACCACTGAGCCAGAAGAGGAAGCAccacaggaagagggagaagatgATGAGAAAGATGAGGATGATGACgaggatgatgaagatgatgatgatgaagaggaggaagaaccTTCTGCTGAAGCCATGGATGCAACTGAGACGATAGAAGACACCAGACCACTCAGTAGTTTGAGCAAAGCCAGTAGCAGGGCAAGGTCAGATGATCTGACAGTATGA
- the LOC118788847 gene encoding gap junction alpha-8 protein-like isoform X2, with protein MGDWSFLGNILEEVNEHSTVIGRVWLTVLFIFRILILGTAAEFVWGDEQSDYVCNTQQPGCENVCYDEAFPISHIRLWVLQIIFVSTPSLVYVGHAVHHVHMEEKRKEREEADMNRQQEMNEERLPLAPDQGSVRTTKETSTKGSKKFRLEGTLLRTYICHIIFKTLFEVGFVVGQYFLYGFRILPLYKCSRWPCPNTVDCFVSRPTEKTVFIIFMLAVAGVSLFLNFVEISHLGLKKIRFVFRKPPQQQGEGLAPEKSLPSIAVSSIQKAKGYKLLEEDKPVSHFFPLTEVGMEAGRLPTPFQAFEEKADEAQPLEDITKVYNETLSSYVLTTEPEEEEEEPSAEAMDATETIEDTRPLSSLSKASSRARSDDLTV; from the exons ATGGGTGACTGGAGCTTCTTGGGCAACATTTTAGAAGAAGTAAATGAACACTCAACAGTGATTGGCAGGGTGTGGCTGACAGTGCTCTTCATCTTTAGGATTTTGATCCTGGGCACGGCCGCAGAGTTCGTCTGGGGAGATGAGCAGTCGGATTATGTTTGCAACACCCAGCAGCCGGGTTGCGAGAATGTCTGCTATGATGAGGCTTTCCCCATATCCCACATCAGACTCTGGGTGCTCCAAATCATCTTCGTCTCCACTCCCTCACTGGTGTATGTGGGCCACGCTGTGCACCACGTCCACATGGAGGAGAAACgcaaggagagggaggaggcagatATGAACAGGCAGCAGGAGATGAATGAGGAGAGGCTGCCACTGGCACCTGACCAGGGCAGTGTCAGGACCACCAAGGAGACCAGCACTAAGGGCAGCAAGAAGTTCCGGCTGGAGGGCACACTGCTGCGGACCTACATCTGCCACATCATCTTTAAGACCCTCTTTGAGGTGGGTTTTGTGGTGGGCCAGTACTTCTTGTATGGCTTCCGCATCCTGCCACTGTACAAGTGCAGCCGCTGGCCATGCCCCAACACCGTTGACTGCTTTGTCTCACGACCCACAGAGAAAACagtcttcatcatcttcatgtTGGCTGTGGCCGGTGTCTCGCTCTTCCTCAATTTTGTGGAGATCAGCCACCTAGGTCTCAAGAAGATCCGCTTTGTCTTCCGTAAGCCACCGCAGCAGCAAGGGGAGGGGCTGGCCCCAGAGAAGAGCTTGCCCTCCATCGCCGTTTCTTCCATCCAGAAGGCTAAAGGTTACAAACTGCTAGAGGAGGATAAGCCCGTGTCCCACTTCTTCCCTCTGACAGAGGTGGGAATGGAGGCCGGCAGACTCCCCACGCCCTTCCAGGCATTTGAGGAGAAGGCAGACGAAGCACAGCCCCTAGAGGACATCACCAAGGTGTACAATGAAACTCTGTCCTCCTATGTTCTAACCACTGAGCCAGAAGAGGAA gaggaagaaccTTCTGCTGAAGCCATGGATGCAACTGAGACGATAGAAGACACCAGACCACTCAGTAGTTTGAGCAAAGCCAGTAGCAGGGCAAGGTCAGATGATCTGACAGTATGA